A genomic stretch from Halorhodospira halophila SL1 includes:
- the rplR gene encoding 50S ribosomal protein L18: protein MDKKTARMRRARKSRGRIRDVGAYRLSVHRTPRHIYAQVQQPDGATTLAAASTVEPALRQRSEGTGNVSAAQEVGRLIAERAKAAGIEQVAFDRGGYQYHGRVQALAEAAREAGLKF from the coding sequence ATGGACAAGAAGACAGCACGCATGCGGCGCGCGCGCAAGAGCCGCGGGCGCATCCGCGACGTCGGTGCCTACCGGCTCTCGGTCCACCGCACGCCGCGCCACATCTACGCACAGGTGCAGCAGCCGGACGGCGCCACCACGCTGGCCGCGGCCTCGACGGTGGAGCCCGCCCTGCGTCAGCGCAGCGAGGGGACCGGCAACGTCAGCGCCGCCCAAGAGGTCGGCCGGCTGATCGCCGAGCGCGCCAAGGCGGCCGGTATCGAGCAGGTGGCATTCGACCGTGGCGGCTACCAGTATCACGGCCGTGTGCAGGCGTTGGCCGAGGCCGCGCGCGAAGCCGGACTGAAGTTCTAG
- the rplF gene encoding 50S ribosomal protein L6 — MSRVAKAPVEVPSGVEVTLQGNDIQVKGPKGQMAWSCHRLVSLNQEEGTLTFEPRQQSTRAVALTGTTRALVQNMVTGVSEGFERRLELKGVGYRAQVQGSTLNLTLGFSHPVHYEIPEGVTIECPSQTEVVVKGADKQQVGQVAAQIRGYRPPEPYKGKGVRYADERVVLKEAKKK, encoded by the coding sequence ATGTCGAGAGTCGCAAAGGCACCCGTGGAGGTCCCCTCCGGCGTTGAGGTGACGCTCCAGGGCAACGACATTCAGGTCAAGGGCCCCAAGGGCCAGATGGCGTGGAGCTGCCACCGCCTGGTTTCGCTGAACCAGGAAGAAGGCACGCTCACCTTCGAGCCCCGGCAGCAGAGCACCCGTGCGGTGGCGCTGACCGGTACCACGCGGGCCTTGGTGCAGAACATGGTCACCGGCGTCAGCGAGGGCTTCGAGCGCCGCCTCGAGCTCAAGGGCGTCGGCTACCGCGCGCAGGTCCAGGGCAGCACCCTGAACCTGACGCTCGGTTTCTCGCACCCGGTGCACTACGAGATCCCGGAGGGCGTCACGATCGAGTGCCCCTCGCAGACGGAGGTCGTGGTCAAGGGCGCCGACAAGCAGCAGGTTGGCCAGGTGGCCGCCCAGATTCGCGGGTACCGTCCGCCGGAGCCCTACAAGGGCAAGGGCGTGCGCTACGCCGACGAGCGGGTGGTCCTCAAAGAAGCCAAGAAGAAGTAG
- the rpsH gene encoding 30S ribosomal protein S8, whose product MSMTDPIADMLTRVRNAHHAEKADVRMPSSKLKRAIAAVLQEEGYIEGYREVGEEKKPVLEVTLRYHEGQPAIREIQRYSRPGLRVYRGRDELPRVRNGLGTAIISTSKGVMSDGQARAQGHGGEVLCWVF is encoded by the coding sequence ATGAGCATGACCGATCCCATTGCCGACATGCTGACCCGGGTACGGAACGCGCACCACGCCGAGAAGGCGGACGTGCGTATGCCGTCCTCGAAGCTCAAGCGGGCGATTGCCGCCGTCCTCCAGGAGGAGGGCTACATCGAGGGTTACCGCGAGGTCGGGGAAGAGAAGAAGCCGGTCCTGGAGGTCACGCTCCGGTACCACGAGGGTCAGCCGGCAATCCGCGAAATCCAGCGTTACAGCCGGCCGGGTCTGCGGGTTTACCGCGGTCGTGACGAGCTGCCGCGCGTGCGCAACGGGCTGGGCACCGCCATCATCTCCACGTCCAAGGGCGTGATGAGCGATGGCCAGGCCCGCGCGCAGGGGCACGGTGGCGAGGTACTCTGCTGGGTCTTCTAG
- the rpsN gene encoding 30S ribosomal protein S14, with translation MAKNSMVERDRKRRKLAQKYSAKRERLKAIIESPESSVEERFEAQLKLQQIPRNASPVRQRNRCAKSGRPRGYYRKFGLARNELRRAAMNGEIPGLTLSSW, from the coding sequence ATGGCCAAGAACTCCATGGTTGAGCGCGACCGAAAGCGCCGCAAGCTGGCCCAGAAGTACTCCGCCAAGCGCGAGCGGCTCAAGGCGATTATCGAAAGCCCTGAGTCGAGCGTCGAGGAGCGCTTCGAAGCGCAGCTCAAGCTACAGCAGATCCCGCGCAACGCCAGCCCCGTGCGCCAGCGCAACCGCTGCGCCAAGTCGGGCCGGCCGCGGGGGTACTATCGCAAGTTCGGGCTGGCCCGTAATGAGCTGCGTCGGGCGGCCATGAACGGCGAGATCCCGGGCCTGACCCTCTCGAGCTGGTAA
- the rplE gene encoding 50S ribosomal protein L5: protein MATLRKVYREEVTPALKERFGYQNVMQVPQLQKIVINMGLGEATKDKKILEAAQEDLAKIAGQKPVVTRARKSVAGFKIREGWPIGCKVTLRRDRMYEFLERFIHVASPRVRDFRGFSPRSFDGRGNYNLGIREQLIFPEIDYDEIDRVRGMDITVSTTARTDAEGKALLEGFGFPFRT from the coding sequence ATGGCGACGTTGCGAAAGGTTTATCGGGAAGAGGTCACCCCGGCCCTCAAAGAGCGCTTCGGGTACCAGAACGTCATGCAGGTGCCCCAGCTGCAGAAGATCGTCATCAACATGGGTCTGGGTGAGGCCACCAAGGACAAGAAGATCCTGGAGGCCGCGCAGGAGGATCTGGCCAAGATCGCCGGGCAGAAGCCAGTGGTGACCCGCGCTCGCAAGTCGGTGGCCGGGTTCAAGATCCGTGAGGGCTGGCCAATCGGCTGCAAGGTGACGCTGCGCCGCGATCGGATGTACGAGTTCCTCGAGCGCTTCATCCACGTGGCCTCCCCGCGGGTCCGCGACTTCCGTGGGTTCTCGCCGCGGTCGTTCGACGGGCGGGGCAACTACAACCTCGGTATCCGGGAGCAACTGATCTTCCCGGAGATCGACTACGACGAAATCGATCGGGTGCGCGGCATGGACATCACCGTGTCCACCACCGCTCGCACCGACGCGGAAGGGAAGGCCCTGCTCGAAGGGTTCGGCTTTCCCTTCCGGACCTGA
- the rplX gene encoding 50S ribosomal protein L24 produces MRKIRTGDEVIVIAGKDKGRRGRVSRVIPEKDRVIVDNVNMVKRHTRGNPMQGTTGGIIEKEAPIHISNVAIYNPETEKADRVGVRQEGDRKVRYFKSNQQLIDA; encoded by the coding sequence ATGCGCAAGATTCGTACGGGCGACGAGGTTATCGTCATCGCCGGAAAGGACAAGGGGCGTCGTGGCCGGGTCTCCCGGGTCATCCCCGAGAAGGACCGTGTGATCGTGGACAACGTGAACATGGTCAAGCGGCATACGCGCGGGAACCCGATGCAGGGCACCACCGGCGGGATTATCGAGAAAGAGGCACCGATCCACATCTCGAATGTGGCGATCTACAACCCCGAGACGGAGAAAGCCGACCGCGTCGGCGTCCGCCAGGAGGGGGATCGTAAGGTGCGTTATTTCAAGTCGAACCAGCAGCTGATTGACGCCTGA
- the rplN gene encoding 50S ribosomal protein L14, with protein MIQMESLLKAADNSGARQVQCIKVLGGSKRRYAGIGDIVKVSVKDAIPRGRVKKGEVYNAVVVRSKRGVRRADGSQIRFDGNAAVLLNNNLQPIGTRVFGPVTRELRNERFMRIISLAPEVL; from the coding sequence ATGATCCAGATGGAAAGCCTCCTCAAAGCGGCCGACAACAGCGGCGCCCGGCAGGTGCAGTGCATCAAGGTGCTGGGCGGCTCCAAGCGCCGCTATGCGGGGATTGGTGATATCGTCAAGGTCAGCGTCAAGGACGCGATCCCGCGGGGGCGCGTCAAGAAGGGCGAGGTCTACAACGCTGTAGTCGTCCGCAGCAAGCGGGGCGTGCGCCGGGCCGACGGGTCGCAGATCCGTTTCGACGGGAACGCGGCGGTGCTGCTGAACAACAACCTGCAGCCGATCGGCACGCGTGTCTTTGGCCCCGTGACCCGTGAGCTGCGCAACGAGCGCTTCATGCGGATCATTTCCCTGGCGCCCGAAGTACTGTAG
- the rpsQ gene encoding 30S ribosomal protein S17, with the protein MSEEKNTRTVNGRVVSSKMDKTLTVLVERRVKHPLYGKFIRRSTKLHAHDEGNEGREGDWVSIQECRPLSKNKTWRLVKVLERAAS; encoded by the coding sequence ATGAGCGAAGAGAAGAACACCCGCACCGTCAACGGGCGCGTGGTCAGCAGCAAGATGGACAAGACCCTCACCGTGCTGGTCGAGCGCCGCGTGAAGCACCCGCTGTACGGCAAGTTCATCCGGCGGTCGACCAAGCTCCACGCCCACGACGAGGGTAACGAAGGGCGCGAGGGCGACTGGGTCTCCATCCAGGAGTGCCGTCCGCTGTCGAAGAACAAGACCTGGCGGCTGGTGAAGGTGCTGGAGCGGGCCGCGAGCTAA
- the rpmC gene encoding 50S ribosomal protein L29, protein MKASELREKKTEELENELLERRKEQFNLRMQKASGQLARTDQLGKVRRDVARIKTVLNERKRAERQA, encoded by the coding sequence ATGAAGGCGAGCGAGCTGCGCGAAAAGAAGACCGAAGAACTCGAGAACGAGCTGCTCGAGCGCCGCAAGGAACAGTTCAATCTGCGGATGCAGAAGGCCAGCGGTCAGCTGGCCCGGACCGATCAGCTCGGCAAGGTGCGCCGCGATGTCGCGCGCATCAAGACCGTGCTCAACGAGCGTAAGCGTGCGGAGCGGCAGGCATGA
- the rplP gene encoding 50S ribosomal protein L16: MLQPKRTKYRKKQKGRCSGLATRGDRVSFGEFGLKATTRGPITSRQIEAARRAINRYIRRGGKIWIRVFPDKPVTEKPLEVRMGKGKGNVDHWCEPIAPGRVLYELEGVSEEVAREAFRRAAAKLPVKTTFVNRTVM, from the coding sequence ATGTTACAGCCGAAACGGACCAAGTACCGCAAGAAGCAAAAGGGCCGCTGCTCGGGCCTCGCGACCCGCGGTGATCGCGTGAGCTTCGGCGAGTTCGGCCTCAAGGCAACCACCCGCGGGCCGATCACCTCGCGGCAGATCGAGGCGGCGCGGCGTGCCATCAACCGCTACATCCGCCGGGGCGGCAAGATCTGGATCCGGGTCTTCCCGGATAAGCCGGTCACCGAGAAGCCGCTCGAGGTCCGGATGGGTAAGGGCAAGGGCAACGTGGACCACTGGTGTGAGCCGATCGCGCCCGGGCGCGTCCTCTACGAGCTGGAAGGTGTGTCCGAGGAAGTCGCCCGCGAGGCCTTCCGGCGCGCGGCGGCCAAGCTGCCGGTGAAGACCACCTTCGTGAACCGGACGGTGATGTGA
- the rpsC gene encoding 30S ribosomal protein S3: MGNKTHPTGFRLGVTEDWRSMWYADSSNFGKYLNTDLEVREFIRERLKNASVSRIQIERPAKNALVTIHTARPGIVIGKKGEDIDRLRGEVAARMGVPVHINIEEIRKPEADSKLVAESIAGQLERRVMFRRALKRAVGNAQRVGAQGIKVQVSGRLNGSEIARTEWYREGRVPLHTLRADIDYGFAEAKTTYGVIGVKVWIFKGEIIDTENEGAPAERVKRAAAAQG; encoded by the coding sequence ATGGGAAATAAGACCCATCCCACAGGGTTTAGGCTGGGCGTCACTGAAGACTGGCGTTCCATGTGGTACGCCGATAGCTCGAACTTCGGCAAGTACCTCAACACCGACCTGGAGGTGCGGGAGTTCATTCGTGAGCGCCTGAAGAACGCCTCCGTGAGTCGCATCCAGATCGAGCGCCCGGCGAAGAACGCCCTGGTCACGATCCACACCGCCCGCCCGGGCATCGTGATCGGCAAGAAGGGTGAAGACATCGATCGGCTTCGCGGTGAGGTGGCGGCCCGGATGGGGGTGCCGGTACACATCAACATCGAGGAGATCCGCAAGCCGGAGGCCGACAGCAAGCTCGTGGCGGAAAGCATTGCCGGGCAGCTGGAGCGGCGTGTGATGTTCCGGCGGGCCCTGAAGCGGGCCGTCGGCAACGCCCAGCGCGTCGGTGCCCAGGGGATCAAGGTGCAGGTCTCGGGCCGGCTTAACGGCTCGGAGATCGCCCGGACCGAGTGGTATCGCGAGGGCCGCGTGCCGCTGCACACCCTGCGTGCGGACATCGACTACGGCTTCGCCGAGGCGAAGACCACGTACGGTGTGATCGGTGTGAAGGTCTGGATCTTCAAGGGCGAGATCATCGACACCGAAAACGAAGGGGCCCCCGCCGAGCGCGTCAAGCGCGCCGCGGCTGCCCAGGGCTGA